From the genome of Planctomycetota bacterium, one region includes:
- a CDS encoding phytanoyl-CoA dioxygenase family protein, with product MSTTSQASPALRVHDEVVDSEDFLHRRGDRRYERRCVSADEYRHFRQWGYVIVRGLVSPEDVDELDQHTMDLMQGRLPEQQAMDEFDPDNVKHENYRERLRGEGKTTRHLVRPPEDATPEEKAAMFLRIHMLHRQLALHEQTLLHPRILDVLEAIIGPDVLALQSMLFLKPPGKVGQGWHQDSYYIPTQPDTLIGSWLAIDDADELNGALWLAKGSGREPIYPPCPNVADGTKPYGFGDRLIEDLTHIHGASDPQDDHNHLTPVADGYDQVLASVKKGDVVFFNGHILHRSKDNITKDRYRRAFVGHYCNARSITQWGYDPEGGPIARDESLGGATNGSHILARGDTHLPFARPRFDTPCAALLPDEVRRGHFDGIARTLAAHGDGMMGCGIGVPDDHD from the coding sequence ATGAGCACCACCAGCCAGGCTTCTCCCGCCCTTCGCGTTCACGACGAAGTTGTCGACAGCGAAGACTTTCTCCATCGACGCGGCGATCGCAGGTACGAGCGGCGATGCGTCTCGGCCGACGAGTACCGGCACTTTCGACAGTGGGGCTACGTCATCGTGCGTGGGCTCGTCTCGCCCGAGGACGTCGACGAGCTCGACCAGCACACGATGGACCTGATGCAGGGCCGCCTGCCCGAGCAGCAGGCGATGGACGAGTTCGATCCGGACAACGTCAAGCACGAGAACTACCGCGAGCGACTCCGCGGCGAGGGCAAAACCACTCGGCACCTCGTTCGCCCGCCGGAAGATGCCACGCCGGAGGAAAAGGCGGCGATGTTCCTGCGGATCCACATGCTGCATCGGCAGCTGGCGTTGCACGAGCAGACTCTGCTGCACCCGCGCATTCTCGACGTGCTGGAGGCGATCATCGGGCCTGACGTGCTGGCCCTGCAGTCGATGCTCTTCCTCAAGCCGCCGGGCAAGGTCGGCCAGGGTTGGCACCAGGACAGCTACTACATCCCGACGCAGCCCGACACGCTGATCGGCTCGTGGCTGGCCATCGACGACGCGGACGAGCTCAACGGGGCCCTCTGGCTGGCCAAGGGCAGCGGTCGCGAACCGATCTACCCGCCCTGCCCGAATGTGGCCGACGGGACCAAGCCTTACGGCTTCGGCGATCGACTGATCGAGGACCTGACACACATTCACGGTGCCAGCGACCCGCAGGACGACCACAACCACCTGACGCCCGTCGCCGACGGCTACGACCAGGTGCTCGCGTCCGTCAAAAAGGGGGATGTCGTTTTCTTCAACGGCCACATCCTGCACCGCAGCAAGGACAACATCACCAAAGACCGTTATCGCCGGGCGTTTGTCGGGCACTACTGCAACGCCCGCAGCATCACGCAGTGGGGCTACGACCCCGAAGGCGGGCCGATCGCCCGGGACGAATCGCTCGGCGGAGCGACCAACGGCAGCCACATCCTGGCGCGGGGCGACACGCATCTGCCGTTCGCCAGGCCGAGGTTTGACACGCCCTGCGCCGCGCTGTTGCCGGACGAAGTGCGTCGGGGCCACTTCGACGGCATCGCGCGGACGCTGGCGGCGCACGGCGATGGCATGATGGGTTGCGGCATCGGCGTGCCCGACGACCACGACTGA